The following proteins are co-located in the Ptychodera flava strain L36383 unplaced genomic scaffold, AS_Pfla_20210202 Scaffold_32__1_contigs__length_2955704_pilon, whole genome shotgun sequence genome:
- the LOC139127449 gene encoding uncharacterized protein: protein MALLQQKQVRRYSPLYKLDPILDKGTIRVGGCLECASVSSDNKHQIVLPKDSPVSTIILQETTKNSMLAKLRENYWILRAPTAIRNFVNKCVICRRYGAKVCEQKMSDLPKDRITPEELPFTRTGVDYFRPMEVKYGRITEKRYGMIFTCMATRAAHLEEAWSLDTDLCINGIRKFIAGRGQVRSIRSDNGTNFIAADKELKESINRWNQEKIAEMLHQQDIKWEFNPSRFPLWRSMVASHQNHKENHLFLAQKTTTSHVR, encoded by the coding sequence ATGGCACTCCTACAGCAAAAGCAAGTCAGGAGATACAGCCCATTATATAAGCTGGATCCAATTTTGGATAAAGGAACAATACGAGTTGGCGGATGCCTGGAATGTGCCTCAGTGTCATCAGACAACAAGCACCAGATAGTGCTGCCTAAAGACTCACCAGTGTCAACCATCATACTCCAAGAAACCACAAAAAACTCGATGCTTGCGAAGCTAAGAGAGAATTATTGGATTCTACGGGCGCCTACAGCAATCCGCAACTTCGTGAACAAATGTGTCATCTGTAGAAGATATGGAGCGAAAGTTTGTGAGCAGAAGATGTCAGACCTACCTAAGGACCGCATCACCCCTGAAGAGCTGCCATTTACTCGCACAGGTGTAGATTACTTCAGACCAATGGAGGTCAAATATGGCCGTATCACTGAGAAGAGGTATGGAATGATCTTCACATGTATGGCAACTCGTGCGGCACACTTAGAGGAAGCCTGGTCATTAGACACAGATTTGTGCATCAACGGCATCAGAAAATTCATAGCAGGAAGAGGACAAGTTAGGTCCATCAGATCAGACAACGGGACTAACTTCATTGCAGCCGACAAAGAGCTGAAGGAGAGTATTAATAGATGGAACCAAGAGAAGATAGCTGAGATGCTCCACCAGCAAGACATCAAATGGGAATTCAACCCTAGCAGGTTCCCACTTTGGAGGAGTATGGTAGCATCACATCAGAACCATAAGGAAAATCATCTTTTCCTTGCCCAAAAAACAACCACTTCGCATGTCAGATGA
- the LOC139127450 gene encoding uncharacterized protein has protein sequence MLEDELDIKNDKVYFWTDSTSVIKYCANETSRFPTFVANRINIIREGSDSKQWMYVNTKSNPADDASRGLTVDKFLQNKRWLRGPDFLWKQESEWLTQQDISRVLCNKDPEVKREASVYSTVLVEEEF, from the coding sequence ATGTTGGAGGACGAACTCGACATTAAAAACGACAAGGTATACTTCTGGACAGACAGCACATCAGTGATTAAGTACTGCGCCAATGAAACATCCCGATTCCCAACCTTCGTAGCCAACCGGATCAACATTATACGTGAAGGTTCGGATAGTAAACAGTGGATGTACGTCAACACAAAATCCAACCCAGCAGATGACGCATCTAGGGGACTGACAGTAGACAAGTTCCTGCAAAACAAGAGATGGTTGCGAGGACCAGATTTCCTGTGGAAGCAAGAAAGCGAATGGCTTACACAACAGGACATCTCAAGAGTGCTATGTAATAAAGACCCAGAAGTCAAGCGGGAAGCATCTGTGTACAGCACTGTACTAGTAGAGGAAGAGTTTTGA